One window of Stigmatopora nigra isolate UIUO_SnigA chromosome 14, RoL_Snig_1.1, whole genome shotgun sequence genomic DNA carries:
- the LOC144207158 gene encoding protein RD3 — protein sequence MFPWSAVFSLEPKVAGQRTSEELVTNTLMLELGAIVKRTERIRLEQSAEGRRRRQSGSGSSGVDYSWLADVPNPEPYQLTPNDLLELQDLCAKVPPAQCGPIIVRFRRLVSQMEPEVYDVPRLFRSVLHECLEEMREDSADLQNNMQMKQQRSKSLSFVTFRSKFRTGYFYGGSGQSGSRADLRQQVEWSDEEDAREEEAMRARVRKGRSSSMPEITPLEQSAHG from the exons ATGTTTCCTTGGTCGGCCGTCTTCTCCTTGGAGCCCAAAGTGGCGGGGCAGCGCACTAGTGAGGAGCTGGTGACCAACACGCTGATGCTAGAATTGGGCGCCATAGTCAAGCGTACTGAACGAATCCGGCTGGAGCAGTCCGCTGAGGGCCGGCGGCGTCGCCAAAGCGGAAGTGGTAGTTCGGGAGTGGACTATAGCTGGTTGGCTGACGTTCCCAACCCGGAACCCTACCAGCTGACTCCCAATGACCTGCTGGAGCTGCAGGACCTCTGCGCCAAGGTGCCACCAGCTCAGTGTGGACCAATAATTGTCAG GTTTAGGCGCTTGGTGTCTCAGATGGAGCCCGAGGTCTACGACGTCCCACGGCTGTTTCGCTCAGTCCTCCACGAATGCTTAGAAGAGATGAGAGAAGATAGtgcagatttacaaaacaaCATGCAGATGAAGCAACAGCGCAGCAAAAGCCTCTCATTCGTCACATTCCGCAGCAAGTTCCGAACAGGCTACTTCTACGGGGGCAGCGGCCAGAGTGGATCCAGGGCCGACCTGCGTCAGCAGGTTGAGTGGTCGGACGAGGAAGACGCACGTGAGGAAGAAGCAATGAGGGCCCGTGTTAGGAAGGGGAGGAGCAGCAGCATGCCAGAAATCACACCGTTGGAACAAAGTGCACACGGGTAA
- the stx5a gene encoding syntaxin-5a isoform X2: protein MTCRDRTIEFQSACKSLQGRQNGVQPNKPVVSALKQRSDFTVMAKRIGKDLSNTFAKLEKLTILAKRKSLFDDKAVEIEELTYIIKQDINSLNKQIAQLQDLIRSRGATGGKHIQTHSNTIVVSLQSKLASMSNDFKSVLEVRTENLKQQRSRREHFSQPPAASSPLMANNFKSSVLMQDESRSLGDVAIDMDSQANPMQLQLIDEQDSYIQSRADTMQNIESTIVELGSIFQQLAHMVKEQEETIQRIDSNVEDTQLNVEAAHSEILKYFQSVSSNRWLMIKIFLVLVVFFIVFVVFFA, encoded by the exons ATGACGTGCCGCGACCGGACCATCGAGTTCCAGTCGGCCTGCAAGTCTCTTCAAGGAAGACAG AATGGAGTGCAGCCCAATAAACCAGTTGTCAGCGCTCTCAAGCAGCGCAGCGACTTCACAGTCATGGCCAA GAGAATCGGAAAAGACCTTAGCAATACATTCGCCAAACTGGAGAAGCTCACAATTT TGGCCAAGAGAAAATCCCTATTTGACGACAAGGCGGTGGAAATTGAGGAGCTCACGTATATCATTAAACAA GACATCAACAGCCTAAACAAGCAGATAGCCCAGCTACAAGACTTGATCCGATCACGCGGCGCTACGGGTGGCAAACACATCCAAACCCACTCAAACACCATTGTGGTGTCCTTACAG TCAAAATTGGCCTCAATGTCCAATGACTTCAAGTCAGTCCTGGAAGTCAGAACAGAG AATTTGAAGCAGCAACGCAGCAGAAGAGAACACTTTTCCCAGCCACCTGCCGCCTCCTCACCTCTCATGGCCAATAACTTCA AGAGCTCGGTCTTGATGCAGGACGAGTCCCGGAGTCTGGGTGACGTGGCCATCGACATGGACTCTCAAGCCAACCCCATGCAGCTCCAGCTCATCGACGAGCAG gatTCGTATATCCAGAGTCGTGCCGACACCATGCAGAACATTGAGAGCACTATCGTGGAACTGGGCTCCATATTCCAGCAGCTGGCACACATGGTCAAAGAACAGGAGGAGACCATTCAGAG GATTGACTCCAATGTGGAGGATACGCAGCTCAATGTGGAAGCGGCTCACTCAGAGATCCTCAAGTACTTTCAGTCGGTGTCTTCCAACCGATGGTTGATGATCAAGATCTTCCTGGTCCTGGTCGTATTTTTCATCGTTTTTGTCGTCTTCTTTGCCTGA
- the atg2a gene encoding autophagy-related protein 2 homolog A, with protein MSRWLFPWSGSIKKRACRYLLQHYLGHFLQERLSLEQLGLDLYNGSGVIKEINLDVWAVNELLESLGAPLEIVDGFVSSITVTIPWQALLTDHCTLEVTGLQITCRPKYRIGGGWDSQSWSSSMTSSMQLAQECLKDPPEASEEPPAPLEGLEMFAQTIETVLRRIKVTLLDTIVRIEHQPPDLQADVALEVHIKRLEYFDEAVRDPSSQTVLPVDIHQPPAFLHKILQLSAVQLFYDSIGTEQEIPGETQTESATGSEDDDDEGKQERDNDEQGETKGKPLEALPPSQPLLIGSCSGFIETTVKIKQNDMLPGPKFELDGKVGCVHMLLSPSQITHLTDLLAALCIETESETKHGGVRSRPLDSDDLRMIEDDLSKQLGSSPRENEWDAECDPEPYVTTLEYGEMFYSMGPGGMSSSVTSVRSGSELSDSDMESSTHSLASLSQTGAPAAQGLMGCPRRYPVAGCLSSLPQTGQRIRGRSQSGMVDQLKPDALLRLTLGGLTLTMLQEEPPVSSLAHVSRVFFRELASFKDGMFSERDFHHLRGGFAKACPNSHVRVTGAAVQLSCEVRSGRRRSRAVTSDVSFSRLEVLESLWENGRHQYSELLQFQKASMFTVGVAARPCAHLHYRLIEKHLRKGKQRVVRRESVMRVELEDLSSELDLDILTRLGNLSKAFSHCPAEPTGPDNLQTQTTELYSSFSLMAPHAVLRLRFPIPDLRPPSEREPLSHRVVREETLVLELTELELRHQEGPDLQSGQTSQGQLSAPCLTQLLEASFTDLHGSYEGWEGGSFPCIRVKKSPDSLPRLSIRVRGGEPQGPAAPSLSGLNVGDLGAAFFESHCELSDKTSSPFSSNRTMFETEEMVIPADPEEMRQFQAQCVAQSQCAVDIRFPLAYILLPSKHAFQSIYNRINNDLLMWEAPAPAAPSTNSPTQARPQHDEFQLCKSAFRLDSDSEEEEPQFYLADEPSGRTKPAHQHNSDHNLSLLSLTVVIEKGRLQARTDKKEDQTNGEIVLDLEGGKIFSVAKHQNDPHLSFLCLESQRVELYHKAVVKNTAIPPRLEMPNFTSPKYLDPTIYPTEVGVSSLSGKEAEPQMLSTAIKITLDPQRNVKEFLVALRLQGATMRHYVAQTNHSWHEQLLDFLDVIDDPILGYTAPAVITVLHTHLASCAVDYRPLYLPLRMLLTAESFSLSSNIIVDTATFHLRFILDDSALYLSDKCDSDVVDLRRDYICVLDIDLLELAITTWKGSTAGKLTQPLFELRCSNNVVHVHACADSCAALVNILQYLVSQGDLHPPPRHTSPTEIAGQKLPLSESPASVPPCLAAETAEINQCDLTDALIDTGKSHQNERIDPVLPAPIYLFPGESSGRDLPVVEEEEGSELDRLVVTATEAQAGMMMDEESSDGSTDNDDFCILEAPGMGIPPRDGEPVVTVLAEGPIHIKDSHFSRPRGSSDLLRAPSRFPVPQSRVVLREISVVWHLYGGQDFGAKPSSIHGQHANRGRSVPTGACSSPSRSTGSSRPQNSWRWAGGSGRQHGLLMEIQLTKVSFQHESYAVAAVGQEGDGSMSIGVGPGGEQPISRQVFIVQELEVRDRLASSQINKFLYLYTSESMPRRAHSNMLTIKALQVYPESGLGGPECCLRVSLLPLRLNIDQDALFFLKDFFSNLACSVNPYLPLDPATEVKADASQKGSEDGDTGGGALEQDLSTSVETTHSEQSSSSAGSTTSSEQPIYFREFRFTSEVPIWLDYQGKHVVIEQGTFAGILIGLAQLNCSELKLKRLCCRHGLLGVDKVIQYAVSEWLTDIRKNQLPGILGGVGPMHSVVQLFHGVRDLFWLPIEQYRKDGRIIRGLQRGAASFGTSTASAALELSNRLVQAIQATAETVYDILSPTPPLTRYAITEGRAPSSRPRRAIQPADLREGVAKAYDTVREGVIDTAQTLCDVASRGHEQKGLPGAVGGVLRQIPPTVVRPLIVASEATSNLLGGMRNQIKPDARKEDFLKWRTDDCQE; from the exons ATGTCTCGCTGGCTATTCCCCTGGTCGGGCTCCATCAAGAAGCGGGCCTGTCGGTACCTTCTCCAGCACTACCTGGGCCACTTTTTGCAGGAGCGCTTAAGCTTGGAACAACTGGGCTTGGATCTGTACAATGGCAGCGGTGTCATTAAGGAGATCAACCTCGATGTGTGG GCCGTCAACGAGCTTCTGGAGTCCCTGGGCGCCCCCTTGGAGATAGTGGACGGCTTTGTGAGCAGCATCACGGTGACCATTCCCTGGCAAGCACTGCTCACTGACCACTGCACTTTGGAAGTGACAGGTCTCCAGATAACATGCAGACCCAAGTATCGAATAG GCGGTGGCTGGGACTCCCAAAGCTGGTCATCCAGCATGACCTCCAGCATGCAGCTGGCCCAGGAGTGCCTAAAGGACCCCCCAGAGGCATCCGAAGAGCCACCGGCCCCGCTGGAAGGGCTGGAGATGTTTGCACAAACAATAGAGACGG TCCTACGTCGAATTAAGGTCACGCTCCTGGATACGATCGTACGAATTGAGCACCAGCCCCCAGACCTGCAAGCAGATGTTGCCTTAGAGGTGCACATCAAACG GTTGGAATACTTTGATGAGGCCGTGCGCGACCCATCTAGCCAAACTGTCTTGCCTGTTGATATCCACCAGCCACCTGCCTTCCTGCACAAGATTCTCCAGCTGAGTGCTGTTCAGCTCTTTTATGACAGCATTGGAACAGAGCAG GAAATTCCTGGGGAGACACAGACAGAGTCGGCCACTGGCAGTGAGGACGACGATGATGAGGGAAAGCAGGAACGTGACAATGATGAGCAAGGAGAAACAAAGGGGAAGCCCCTCGAAGCTTTACCCCCATCTCAGCCTCTGCTCATTGGAAGCTGCTCCGGTTTCATTGAAACCACCGTCAAGATTAAACAGAACGACATGCTACCTGGACCAAAG TTTGAATTGGATGGGAAAGTGGGCTGCGTCCACATGCTGCTGTCTCCATCTCAGATTACTCACCTGACGGACCTGCTAGCAGCTCTTTGTATAGAAACAG AATCGGAGACCAAGCACGGTGGAGTGCGCAGCCGGCCACTCGACTCGGATGACCTCCGTATGATCGAAGATGACCTCAGCAAGCAGTTGGGGTCCAGTCCTCGAGAAAACGAGTGGGATGCCGAGTGTGACCCGGAGCCTTATGTCACAACTCTGGAATATGGAG AAATGTTCTACTCGATGGGCCCCGGCGGGATGAGCAGCAGCGTGACGTCAGTGCGCTCAGGTAGCGAGCTGTCAGACAGCGATATGGAATCGTCGACTCACAGTCTGGCCAGTCTCTCTCAGACTGGAGCACCGGCTGCACAG GGTCTCATGGGCTGTCCCAGACGTTACCCAGTAGCAGGTTGCCTTTCCAGTCTGCCACAAACTGGCCAACGAATTAGAG GTCGCTCTCAAAGTGGCATGGTGGACCAGCTGAAGCCAGACGCGTTGCTCCGCCTGACTCTGGGTGGCCTTACCCTAACCATGCTGCAAGAGGAGCCGCCCGTTTCCTCATTAGCTCACGTGTCCCGGGTCTTCTTCAGAGAGCTTGCCTCCTTTAAGGATGGCATGTTCAGCGAGAGAGACTTTCACCACCTCAGAGGGGGATTTGCCAAGGCATGCCCTAACTCTCATGTCAG AGTGACAGGGGCAGCGGTGCAGCTTTCCTGTGAGGTGCGTAGCGGGAGACGTCGCAGCCGGGCGGTGACTTCCGACGTCTCCTTCAGCCGACTGGAAGTGTTGGAATCTCTCTGGGAGAACGGTAGACATCAATACAGCGAG TTGCTCCAATTCCAGAAAGCCAGCATGTTTACTGTGGGAGTCGCTGCCAGACCGTGTGCCCACTTACACTACCGCCTCATTGAGAAGCACCTGAGAAAG GGTAAACAGCGGGTAGTTCGGCGGGAGAGCGTCATGCGAGTGGAGCTGGAAGATCTTAGCAGCGAGTTGGATCTGGACATCCTCACTCGACTGGGGAACTTGAGCAAGGCCTTCAGCCACTGCCCCGCAGAACCCACTGGACCTGACAACCtccag ACGCAGACTACCGAGCTGTACTCGTCCTTCTCCCTAATGGCGCCACACGCTGTCCTCAGACTTCGTTTCCCCATTCCGGACTTACGGCCTCCCTCTGAGCGTGAGCCCCTAAGCCACAGAGTGGTGAGAGAGGAGACGCTGGTATTGGAGTTGACCGAACTGGAACTCAGGCACCAAGAAGGGCCTGACCTCCAGAGCGGGCAGACCTCCCAGGGCCAGCTTTCGGCCCCCTGCCTCACCCAGCTGCTGGAAGCCTCGTTTACCGACCTGCACG GGTCTTATGAAGGATGGGAAGGGGGCTCCTTCCCATGTATCAGAGTAAAAAAGAGCCCTGACTCTCTGCCCAG GTTATCAATACGAGTGCGTGGAGGTGAGCCACAGGGTCCTGCTGCCCCAAGTCTTTCCGGTTTGAATGTGGGAGACCTCGGGGCGGCATTCTTCGAAAGCCATTGTGAGCTCAGCGACAAAACCAGCTCACCGTTCTCCTCCAACCGAACCATGTTTGAGACAGAAGAG ATGGTAATCCCCGCCGACCCCGAGGAGATGCGTCAGTTTCAGGCCCAGTGCGTGGCTCAGTCTCAGTGTGCTGTGGATATCAGGTTCCCATTAGCCTATATTCTTCTTCCCAGCAAGCATGCTTTCCAAAGCATCTACAACAG AATCAATAATGACCTGTTGATGTGGGAGGCACCTGCCCCTGCGGCCCCCTCAACGAACAGCCCCACACAAGCTCGACCACAGCACGATGAGTTCCAACTCTGCAAATCGGCTTTTCGACTTG ATTCCGATTCGGAGGAAGAAGAGCCTCAGTTCTACTTGGCTGATGAACCATCAGGAAGGACAAAGCCAGCACACCAGCACAATTCTGACCACAACCTCAGCCTCCTTTCCCTTACAGTCGTCATTGAAAAAGGTCGCCTTCAAGCCAGGACAGACAAAAAG GAGGACCAGACTAATGGAGAAATTGTACTTGACCTGGAAGGAGGGAAGATTTTCAGCGTAGCAAAGCACCAGAACGACCCTCATCTCAGTTTCTTGTGTCTGGAAAGTCAACGAGTGGAGCTATATCATAAAG ctGTCGTGAAAAACACAGCTATTCCGCCACGGTTAGAAATGCCAAACTTCACTTCTCCAAAGTACTTGGATCCGACCATTTACCCCACCGAGGTGGGAGTCAGCAGCTTGAGTGGAAAGGAGGCGGAACCACAGATGTTGTCCACAGCAATTAAGATTACCCTGGACCCACAGAGGAACGTGAAG GAATTCCTCGTCGCACTTCGACTTCAGGGTGCCACCATGCGGCATTATGTAGCCCAAACCAATCACAGCTGGCATGAACAG CTGCTTGACTTCCTGGATGTCATCGACGACCCCATTCTGGGTTACACTGCACCCGCTGTCATAACCGTCCTTCACACACATTTGGCTTCATGTGCTGTTGATTACAG GCCACTATATCTGCCATTACGAATGTTGCTGACAGCTGAGTCCTTCTCCCTGTCCAGTAATATCATTGTAGACACAGCCACTTTCCATCTCAG ATTCATCCTGGATGACTCGGCCCTCTACCTCTCTGACAAATGTGATAGCGACGTTGTGGACCTAAGGAGGG ACTATATTTGTGTTTTGGACATTGACCTCCTGGAACTGGCCATCACCACATGGAAAGGCAGCACTGCAGGCAAGCTG ACCCAGCCTTTATTCGAACTTCGCTGCTCCAACAATGTGGTTCACGTCCACGCCTGTGCCGATTCCTGCGCCGCCCTGGTCAACATACTGCAGTACCTGGTGTCTCAGGGAGACCTGCACCCACCTCCTCGACACACCTCGCCCACAGAAATAGCCGGCCAGAAGCTACCA CTTTCTGAGAGCCCCGCCTCTGTGCCGCCCTGCCTCGCTGCTGAAACCGCAGAGATCAACCAATGTGATCTGACTGATGCCTTAATAGACACCGGAAAGAGCCACCAGAACGAAAGGATAGATCCAG TCTTGCCCGCTCCAATCTACCTATTCCCCGGCGAGTCCTCCGGGCGCGACCTCCCCGTGGTAGAAGAGGAAGAGGGCTCTGAGTTGGACCGGCTGGTCGTCACAGCAACAGAAGCGCAGGCTGGTATGATGATGGATGAAGAAAGTTCCGACGGGTCCACCGACAATGATGACTTCTGCATCCTAGAGGCTCCTGGAATGGGCATTCCT CCAAGAGATGGGGAACCCGTGGTGACCGTCCTGGCCGAGGGGCCCATTCACATCAAGGACAGCCACTTCTCCAGGCCGCGAGGAAGCTCCGATCTTCTCCGGGCTCCAAGTCGCTTCCCCGTGCCCCAAAGCCGAGTTGTGCTGAGAGAGATCTCTGTGGTGTGGCATCTCTATGGCGGCCAGGACTTTGGCGCCAAGCCCTCGTCCATACACGGCCAGCACGCAAATAG GGGCCGTTCCGTTCCAACCGGCGCCTGTAGCTCGCCGTCCCGCTCCACGGGTTCCTCTCGTCCTCAGAACTCATGGAGATGGGCGGGAGGCAGCGGACGTCAGCACGGCCTCCTCATGGAGATCCAACTCACCAAG GTGTCCTTCCAGCATGAGTCCTATGCGGTGGCAGCGGTGGGGCAAGAGGGGGACGGCTCAATGTCCATCGGGGTGGGTCCGGGAGGGGAGCAGCCCATCTCCAGGCAGGTTTTTATCGTCCAGGAGCTGGAGGTCCGTGACCGTTTGGCCTCTTCGCAAATCAACAAGTTCCTGTACCTCTACACCAGCGAAAGCATGCCAAGAAGAGCCCACTCCAACATG TTGACCATAAAGGCCCTCCAAGTGTATCCTGAATCGGGTCTGGGTGGGCCAGAGTGTTGCCTTCGAGTCAGCCTACTGCCACTGAGGCTTAATATTGACCAG GATGCATTATTCTTCTTGAAGGACTTTTTCAGCAATCTAGCCTGTTCTGTGAACCCTTACCTTCCTTTGGACCCTGCAACTGAAG TGAAAGCAGATGCCTCCCAAAAAGGGTCGGAAGACGGGGACACGGGAGGCGGCGCACTGGAACAAGATCTGTCGACTTCAGTTGAAACAACTCACAGCGAGCAAAGCTCTTCCTCAGCTGGCTCAACGACGTCATCGGAGCAGCCCATCTACTTCCG TGAGTTTCGTTTCACCTCCGAAGTGCCTATCTGGCTGGACTATCAAGGCAAACACGTGGTCATCGAACAG GGAACCTTCGCAGGGATTCTGATTGGTCTAGCTCAGTTGAATTGTTCCGAGCTCAAGCTGAAGAGGCTCTGCTGTCGACACGG CCTGCTTGGCGTCGACAAAGTGATCCAGTACGCCGTCTCCGAGTGGCTGACCGATATCAGGAAGAATCAACTGCCGGGCATTCTGGGAGGTGTCGGCCCCATGCACTCCGTGGTCCAGCTGT TCCATGGGGTGAGAGATCTATTTTGGCTGCCTATTGAGCAGTATAGAAAAGACGGGCGGATTATTCGGGGTCTCCAGAGGGGGGCCGCGTCCTTTGGCACGTCCACAGCATCGGCCGCGCTGGAGCTAAGCAACAGGCTGGTGCAAGCTATTCAG GCCACCGCCGAGACTGTGTACGACATCCTGTCTCCGACGCCACCCTTGACCCGCTACGCCATCACCGAGGGTCGGGCTCCTTCCAGTCGGCCACGTCGCGCTATCCAGCCCGCTGACCTCAGAGAAGGAGTCGCTAAGGCATATGACACCGTGCGAGag GGGGTGATTGACACAGCTCAGACACTTTGCGATGTCGCATCCCGCGGGCACGAGCAGAAGGGTCTGCCCGGCGCGGTGGGCGGAGTCCTGCGGCAGATTCCGCCCACCGTGGTGCGCCCCCTCATCGTCGCCTCGGAAGCCACCTCCAATCTGCTGGGTGGCATGCGGAACCAGATCAAACCGGATGCTAGGAAGGAGGACTTTTTGAAGTGGCGCACGGATGACTGCCAAGAATGA
- the stx5a gene encoding syntaxin-5a isoform X1, with amino-acid sequence MTCRDRTIEFQSACKSLQGRQNGVQPNKPVVSALKQRSDFTVMAKRIGKDLSNTFAKLEKLTILAKRKSLFDDKAVEIEELTYIIKQDINSLNKQIAQLQDLIRSRGATGGKHIQTHSNTIVVSLQSKLASMSNDFKSVLEVRTENLKQQRSRREHFSQPPAASSPLMANNFRSRKKGAQEPHAAHEPRNVYQGFTTSNVKESSVLMQDESRSLGDVAIDMDSQANPMQLQLIDEQDSYIQSRADTMQNIESTIVELGSIFQQLAHMVKEQEETIQRIDSNVEDTQLNVEAAHSEILKYFQSVSSNRWLMIKIFLVLVVFFIVFVVFFA; translated from the exons ATGACGTGCCGCGACCGGACCATCGAGTTCCAGTCGGCCTGCAAGTCTCTTCAAGGAAGACAG AATGGAGTGCAGCCCAATAAACCAGTTGTCAGCGCTCTCAAGCAGCGCAGCGACTTCACAGTCATGGCCAA GAGAATCGGAAAAGACCTTAGCAATACATTCGCCAAACTGGAGAAGCTCACAATTT TGGCCAAGAGAAAATCCCTATTTGACGACAAGGCGGTGGAAATTGAGGAGCTCACGTATATCATTAAACAA GACATCAACAGCCTAAACAAGCAGATAGCCCAGCTACAAGACTTGATCCGATCACGCGGCGCTACGGGTGGCAAACACATCCAAACCCACTCAAACACCATTGTGGTGTCCTTACAG TCAAAATTGGCCTCAATGTCCAATGACTTCAAGTCAGTCCTGGAAGTCAGAACAGAG AATTTGAAGCAGCAACGCAGCAGAAGAGAACACTTTTCCCAGCCACCTGCCGCCTCCTCACCTCTCATGGCCAATAACTTCA ggAGCCGCAAAAAAGGGGCCCAGGAGCCGCATGCAGCTCATGAGCCGCGCAATGTCTACCAGGGCTTTACAACCTCAAATGTAAAAG AGAGCTCGGTCTTGATGCAGGACGAGTCCCGGAGTCTGGGTGACGTGGCCATCGACATGGACTCTCAAGCCAACCCCATGCAGCTCCAGCTCATCGACGAGCAG gatTCGTATATCCAGAGTCGTGCCGACACCATGCAGAACATTGAGAGCACTATCGTGGAACTGGGCTCCATATTCCAGCAGCTGGCACACATGGTCAAAGAACAGGAGGAGACCATTCAGAG GATTGACTCCAATGTGGAGGATACGCAGCTCAATGTGGAAGCGGCTCACTCAGAGATCCTCAAGTACTTTCAGTCGGTGTCTTCCAACCGATGGTTGATGATCAAGATCTTCCTGGTCCTGGTCGTATTTTTCATCGTTTTTGTCGTCTTCTTTGCCTGA